In the Papio anubis isolate 15944 chromosome 15, Panubis1.0, whole genome shotgun sequence genome, one interval contains:
- the ABHD13 gene encoding protein ABHD13 isoform X1 yields MLDFIASLGACSDILRTHSIHGYLQRATMEKSWMLWNFVERWLIALASWSWALCRISLLPLIVTFHLYGGIILLLLIFISIAGILYKFQDVLLYFPEQPSSSRLYVPMPTGIPHENIFIRTKDGIRLNLILIRYTGDNSPYSPTIIYFHGNAGNIGHRLPNALLMLVNLKVNLLLVDYRGYGKSEGEASEEGLYLDSEAVLDYVMTRPDLDKTKIFLFGRSLGGAVAIHLASENSHRISAIMVENTFLSIPHMASTLFSFFPMRYLPLWCYKNKFLSYRKISQCRMPSLFISGLSDQLIPPVMMKQLYELSPSRTKRLAIFPDGTHNDTWQCQGYFTALEQFIKEVVKSHSPEEMAKTSSNVTII; encoded by the coding sequence gaTACTTACAGAGAGCTACAATGGAAAAGTCCTGGATGCTGTGGAACTTTGTTGAAAGATGGCTAATAGCCTTGGCTTCATGGTCTTGGGCTCTCTGCCGTATTTCTCTTTTACCTTTAATAGTGACTTTTCATCTGTATGGAGGCATTATCTTACTTTTGTTAATATTCATATCAATCGCAGGTATTCTGTATAAATTCCAGGATGTATTGCTTTATTTTCCAGAACAGCCATCCTCTTCACGTCTTTATGTTCCCATGCCCACTGGCATtccacatgaaaatattttcatcagaaCCAAAGATGGAATACGTCTGAATCTTATTTTGATACGATACACTGGAGACAATTCACCCTATTCCCcaactataatttattttcatgggAATGCAGGCAACATAGGTCACAGGTTGCCAAATGCATTACTTATGTTGGTTAACCTCAAAGTTAACCTTTTGCTGGTTGATTATCGAGGATATGGAAAAAGTGAAGGAGAGGCAAGTGAAGAAGGACTCTACTTAGATTCTGAAGCTGTGTTAGACTATGTGATGACTAGACCTGACcttgataaaacaaaaatttttctttttggtcgTTCCTTGGGTGGAGCAGTGGCTATTCATTTGGCTTCTGAAAATTCACATAGGATTTCAGCCATTATGGTGGAGAACACATTTTTAAGCATACCACATATGGCCAgcactttattttcattctttccaaTGCGTTACCTTCCTTTATGgtgctacaaaaataaatttttgtcctACAGAAAAATCTCTCAGTGTAGAATGCCTTCTCTGTTCATCTCTGGACTCTCAGATCAATTAATTCCTCCAGTAATGATGAAACAACTTTATGAACTCTCCCCATCTCGGACTAAGAGATTAGCCATTTTTCCAGATGGGACTCACAATGATACATGGCAGTGCCAAGGCTATTTCACTGCACTGGAACAGTTCATCAAAGAAGTCGTAAAGAGCCATTCTCCTGAAGAAATGGCAAAAACTTCATCAAATGTAACAATTATATAA
- the ABHD13 gene encoding protein ABHD13 isoform X2: MEKSWMLWNFVERWLIALASWSWALCRISLLPLIVTFHLYGGIILLLLIFISIAGILYKFQDVLLYFPEQPSSSRLYVPMPTGIPHENIFIRTKDGIRLNLILIRYTGDNSPYSPTIIYFHGNAGNIGHRLPNALLMLVNLKVNLLLVDYRGYGKSEGEASEEGLYLDSEAVLDYVMTRPDLDKTKIFLFGRSLGGAVAIHLASENSHRISAIMVENTFLSIPHMASTLFSFFPMRYLPLWCYKNKFLSYRKISQCRMPSLFISGLSDQLIPPVMMKQLYELSPSRTKRLAIFPDGTHNDTWQCQGYFTALEQFIKEVVKSHSPEEMAKTSSNVTII; encoded by the coding sequence ATGGAAAAGTCCTGGATGCTGTGGAACTTTGTTGAAAGATGGCTAATAGCCTTGGCTTCATGGTCTTGGGCTCTCTGCCGTATTTCTCTTTTACCTTTAATAGTGACTTTTCATCTGTATGGAGGCATTATCTTACTTTTGTTAATATTCATATCAATCGCAGGTATTCTGTATAAATTCCAGGATGTATTGCTTTATTTTCCAGAACAGCCATCCTCTTCACGTCTTTATGTTCCCATGCCCACTGGCATtccacatgaaaatattttcatcagaaCCAAAGATGGAATACGTCTGAATCTTATTTTGATACGATACACTGGAGACAATTCACCCTATTCCCcaactataatttattttcatgggAATGCAGGCAACATAGGTCACAGGTTGCCAAATGCATTACTTATGTTGGTTAACCTCAAAGTTAACCTTTTGCTGGTTGATTATCGAGGATATGGAAAAAGTGAAGGAGAGGCAAGTGAAGAAGGACTCTACTTAGATTCTGAAGCTGTGTTAGACTATGTGATGACTAGACCTGACcttgataaaacaaaaatttttctttttggtcgTTCCTTGGGTGGAGCAGTGGCTATTCATTTGGCTTCTGAAAATTCACATAGGATTTCAGCCATTATGGTGGAGAACACATTTTTAAGCATACCACATATGGCCAgcactttattttcattctttccaaTGCGTTACCTTCCTTTATGgtgctacaaaaataaatttttgtcctACAGAAAAATCTCTCAGTGTAGAATGCCTTCTCTGTTCATCTCTGGACTCTCAGATCAATTAATTCCTCCAGTAATGATGAAACAACTTTATGAACTCTCCCCATCTCGGACTAAGAGATTAGCCATTTTTCCAGATGGGACTCACAATGATACATGGCAGTGCCAAGGCTATTTCACTGCACTGGAACAGTTCATCAAAGAAGTCGTAAAGAGCCATTCTCCTGAAGAAATGGCAAAAACTTCATCAAATGTAACAATTATATAA